Proteins co-encoded in one Amaranthus tricolor cultivar Red isolate AtriRed21 chromosome 7, ASM2621246v1, whole genome shotgun sequence genomic window:
- the LOC130818590 gene encoding uncharacterized protein LOC130818590, translating into MEQLHGGFAEFYPALPKYVEMIKSTNPVSYALVIWTDSLKFKACFISFAAQVRGFLGGCRPIIGIDGAHLSGYYKGIMLTAVAIDGNNEIFVLAYGIVDTESIDSRTYFFRNLRCLFAQYGSQKDDWTFISDKMRGVESALSEVFPRATRRICCQHLYSNSKAAGWSGTIFHKLFWIAANAYNEYVFGKAMLKIKEFDAASYDYLTNVEEQWSVHMFDRTVCCDHNTTNFVESFNAITKANRDMPMLILLEAVRNWCMKRMGFRFDKAVGMEPNDLTEHAKGVLATRTDESRFCHVTAAGGGEFKVRDGHVKFPVTLENMTYGCEKWQGSGIPCKHGLKVIYNQRLDPKDFVSPFYKGPAYELIYGDHIHPMTDPTHWPSLDVPEIAPP; encoded by the exons ATGGAGCAATTACATGGTGGGTTTGCTGAGTTCTATCCAGCTCTTCCAAAATATGTTGAAATGATAAAGTCCACAAATCCTGTGTCTTATGCTCTGGTTATATGGACTGACAGTTTGAAATTCAAGGCCTGTTTCATATCTTTTGCAGCTCAAGTAAGAGGATTCTTAGGTGGTTGTAGACCTATCATAGGAATAGATGGTGCACATTTAAGTGGGTATTACAAAGGGATTATGCTCACTGCAGTTGCAATAGATGGGAATAATGAGATCTTTGTGTTAGCCTATGGGATTGTTGACACAGAGAGCATAGATTCCCGGACTTATTTCTTCAGAAACTTGAGGTGCCTGTTTGCTCAGTATGGATCTCAGAAGGATGACTGGACTTTTATCAGTGACAAGATGAGG GGGGTTGAATCAGCATTGTCTGAGGTGTTCCCAAGAGCTACCAGGAGAATATGCTGCCAGCATTTGTACTCAAATTCCAAGGCTGCAGGATGGAGTGGGACAATATTTCATAAGTTGTTTTGGATTGCTGCAAATGCCTACAATgagtatgtttttggaaaagCTATGTTGAAGATAAAAGAGTTTGATGCAGCATCATATGACTATCTCACAAATGTAGAAGAGCAGTGGAGTGTGCACATGTTTGACAGGACAGTTTGTTGTGATCATAACACAACAAACTTTGTAGAGTCATTCAATGCAATAACAAAGGCCAACAGGGACATGCCTATGTTGATATTGCTGGAAG cTGTTAGGAATTGGTGCATGAAAAGAATGGGTTTCAGGTTCGATAAAGCAGTGGGCATGGAACCTAATGATCTGACAGAGCATGCAAAGGGGGTGTTGGCGACTAGGACTGATGAGTCTAGGTTCTGCCATGTCACTGCAGCTGGTGGTGGAGAGTTTAAGGTGAGGGATGGCCATGTCAAGTTCCCTGTCACCCTTGAAAATATGACTTATGGGTGTGAGAAGTGGCAAGGATCAGGGATCCCTTGCAAGCATGGTCTCAAGGTCATTTACAACCAGAGACTTGATCCTAAGGACTTTGTCTCACCTTTCTACAAGGGGCCTGCATACGAACTCATTTATGGAGACCACATCCACCCCATGACTGATCCAACTCACTGGCCTTCACTTGATGTGCCAGAAATTGCACCACCCTAA